Proteins from a genomic interval of Hydrogenophaga sp. PAMC20947:
- a CDS encoding phosphoketolase family protein, giving the protein MTEKRDHASLQQLDAYWRAANYLSVGQIFLWDNPLLKRPLTLADVKTMLLGHWGTTPGQNFIYAHLNRVIKAHDLDMIYVSGPGHGGPAVVANTYLEGTYSEVYPDISRDEAGLKKLFRQFSFPGGIPSHASPECPGSIHEGGELGYSLSHSFGAVFDNPELIVACVVGDGEAETGPLATAWHSNKFLDPATDGAVLPILHLNGYKIANPTVLARITHEELEQFLRGCGWTPIFVEGHEPGPMHALMAEAMDQAVLEIQRVQRQAREHGRSARPRWPMIVLNSPKGWTGPKQVDGEPMEGNFRSHQVPLHPADHTGHLKLLEDWLRSYRAEELFDEQGELKPELAALAPSGLRRMGANPHANGGLLLKNLHLPDYREYAAQVPAPGVPGIGDTHVLGPFLRDVARLNDAARNFRVFGPDETISNGLAAVFEATNRQWDAATAPGDQWLAPEGRVMEMLSEHQCEGWLEGYLLTGRHGLFNCYEAFIHIVDSMFNQHAKWLKVSAELPWRPKIASLNYLLASHVWRQDHNGFTHQDPGFIDHVVNKKAEVVRVYLPPDANCLLSVMDHCLRSRHYVNVVVAGKHPAPQWLSMDAAEAHCAAGIGIWDWAGNELAASASEDDPDVVMACCGDVPTLETLAAVKILREELPDLRVRVVNTVDLMKLQPQSEHPHGLSDAAFDALFTRDKPVIFAFHAYPWLIHRLTYRRTNHGNFHVRGYKEEGTITTPFDMTVLNDLDRFHLVMDAIDRLPKTGAAGARLKEKLELKLEEHARYIRANGQDMPEIRNWRWNATP; this is encoded by the coding sequence ATGACCGAAAAAAGAGATCACGCCTCGCTCCAACAGTTGGATGCCTATTGGCGCGCCGCCAATTACTTGTCGGTGGGCCAGATCTTCCTGTGGGACAACCCATTGTTAAAGCGCCCGCTGACCTTGGCCGACGTGAAGACCATGCTGCTCGGGCACTGGGGCACGACCCCGGGTCAGAATTTCATCTACGCGCACCTGAACCGTGTCATCAAGGCCCATGACCTTGACATGATCTACGTGTCAGGCCCCGGTCACGGCGGCCCGGCGGTGGTCGCCAACACCTACCTCGAGGGCACTTACAGCGAGGTTTACCCGGACATCAGCCGCGACGAGGCCGGGCTGAAAAAATTGTTCAGGCAGTTCTCGTTTCCGGGCGGCATCCCCAGCCACGCCTCGCCCGAATGCCCAGGCTCGATCCACGAAGGGGGCGAACTGGGCTACTCGCTGAGCCATTCGTTCGGCGCCGTGTTCGATAACCCCGAGTTGATCGTGGCCTGTGTGGTGGGCGATGGAGAGGCCGAGACCGGTCCGCTGGCCACGGCCTGGCACTCGAACAAGTTCCTGGACCCGGCCACCGACGGTGCTGTGCTGCCGATCCTGCACCTCAACGGCTACAAGATCGCCAACCCGACGGTGTTGGCCCGCATCACGCACGAGGAACTGGAGCAGTTCCTGCGCGGCTGTGGCTGGACGCCCATCTTCGTGGAAGGGCATGAGCCCGGACCCATGCACGCATTGATGGCCGAAGCCATGGATCAGGCGGTGCTGGAGATCCAGCGCGTCCAGCGCCAGGCGCGCGAGCACGGCCGCTCCGCGCGCCCTCGCTGGCCGATGATCGTGCTGAACTCACCCAAGGGCTGGACCGGACCTAAACAGGTCGATGGCGAGCCCATGGAGGGCAACTTCCGCTCACACCAGGTGCCGCTGCACCCGGCCGATCACACCGGCCACCTGAAGCTGCTGGAAGACTGGCTGCGCAGCTACCGGGCTGAGGAGCTGTTCGATGAACAGGGGGAACTGAAGCCTGAGCTGGCCGCTTTGGCGCCGAGCGGGCTCCGGCGCATGGGCGCCAATCCCCACGCCAACGGCGGCTTGCTGCTGAAGAACCTCCATCTGCCCGATTACCGCGAGTACGCGGCTCAGGTGCCTGCACCGGGCGTTCCGGGCATCGGTGATACCCATGTGCTCGGGCCCTTTCTGCGTGACGTGGCGCGCCTGAACGACGCCGCGCGCAATTTCCGTGTCTTTGGCCCGGACGAGACCATCTCCAACGGCCTGGCCGCTGTCTTCGAGGCAACGAACCGCCAGTGGGACGCGGCCACCGCACCAGGCGACCAGTGGCTGGCGCCTGAGGGCCGTGTGATGGAGATGCTGAGCGAACACCAATGCGAGGGCTGGCTGGAAGGGTACTTGCTCACCGGACGGCACGGCCTGTTCAATTGCTACGAAGCCTTTATCCACATCGTCGATTCGATGTTCAACCAGCATGCCAAGTGGCTGAAGGTCAGCGCCGAGCTGCCATGGCGGCCCAAGATTGCCTCGCTGAACTACCTGCTGGCCTCGCATGTCTGGCGCCAGGACCACAACGGCTTCACCCACCAGGATCCGGGTTTCATTGATCACGTGGTCAACAAGAAGGCCGAAGTCGTGCGGGTCTACCTGCCGCCCGATGCCAACTGCCTGTTGTCGGTGATGGACCATTGCCTGCGCAGCCGGCACTACGTGAACGTGGTGGTCGCCGGCAAGCACCCGGCGCCGCAGTGGCTGTCGATGGACGCGGCCGAGGCACATTGCGCCGCCGGCATCGGCATCTGGGACTGGGCCGGCAACGAGTTGGCCGCCAGCGCGTCCGAAGACGATCCCGATGTGGTGATGGCCTGCTGTGGCGATGTGCCCACGCTGGAGACGCTGGCCGCCGTGAAAATCCTGCGCGAAGAACTGCCCGACCTGCGTGTGCGGGTCGTCAATACCGTTGACCTGATGAAGCTGCAACCGCAGAGTGAGCATCCCCATGGCCTTTCGGATGCAGCTTTCGATGCGCTGTTCACGCGCGACAAGCCCGTCATCTTCGCGTTCCACGCCTACCCCTGGCTGATCCACCGGCTGACCTACCGGCGCACCAACCATGGCAACTTTCATGTGCGCGGTTACAAGGAAGAAGGCACGATCACCACGCCCTTTGATATGACGGTGTTGAACGACCTGGACCGCTTCCATCTGGTGATGGACGCCATCGACCGCCTCCCCAAGACCGGCGCTGCCGGCGCCAGGTTGAAAGAAAAGCTCGAACTCAAGCTCGAAGAGCATGCGCGCTACATCCGTGCGAATGGGCAGGACATGCCCGAGATCCGCAACTGGCGCTGGAACGCCACCCCATGA
- the pgm gene encoding phosphoglucomutase (alpha-D-glucose-1,6-bisphosphate-dependent), giving the protein MSTHTSPLAGQLAPKSVLIDVDKLVAAYFSEQPDPTVAAQRVAFGTSGHRGSAFDVSFNEWHVLAITQAICNHRKGQGITGPLFMGIDTHALSVPACVSALEVLAANGVDVVLAAGNAFTPTPAISHAIVKHNRSGEGTWADGIVVTPSHNPPQDGGFKYNPPHGGPAGQEVTEAIQAAANGFLDNAMKGVRRVPHAQALKAATTHQHDFLGNYVEDLDHVIDMAAIRDAKVRIGVDPLGGAGVHYWAAIAERWKIDLTVVRETVDPRFAFMTLDWDGQIRMDPSSIYPMQPLIAIKDRFDIAVACDTDHDRHGIVTPAAGLLPPNHFLAVAIDYLFNHRPLWGADAAVGKTVVSTQLIDRVVARLKHQLYEVPVGFKWFSQGLLDGSLGFAGEESAGAAFLRRDGTAWTTDKDGLIAGLLAAEITARCGRDPGTLYLELASDFGSPVAERIDAPATPQQKQHLAALSPQAMVSTELAGEPVISVLSHAPGNGAPIGGIKVMSKSGWYAARPSGTEDIVKIYAESFQGPAHLQRLLVAAQATVDAALTFSDKATP; this is encoded by the coding sequence ATGAGCACCCATACCAGCCCGCTGGCCGGCCAGTTGGCGCCGAAGTCCGTGCTCATTGATGTTGACAAGCTCGTGGCCGCGTACTTTTCGGAACAGCCCGACCCGACCGTGGCTGCGCAACGCGTGGCTTTCGGCACCTCGGGCCACCGAGGCTCGGCGTTCGATGTCTCGTTCAACGAGTGGCACGTGCTCGCCATCACCCAGGCCATCTGCAATCACCGCAAGGGCCAAGGCATCACCGGGCCGTTGTTCATGGGAATCGATACCCATGCGCTGTCGGTGCCCGCCTGCGTCAGCGCGCTGGAGGTGTTGGCCGCCAACGGGGTGGACGTGGTGCTGGCCGCGGGCAACGCATTCACGCCCACTCCGGCCATCTCGCACGCCATCGTGAAGCACAACCGCAGCGGCGAAGGCACATGGGCAGATGGCATCGTGGTCACCCCGTCGCACAACCCTCCGCAGGACGGTGGTTTCAAATACAACCCGCCGCACGGTGGGCCCGCAGGCCAGGAAGTGACCGAGGCCATCCAGGCGGCCGCGAACGGTTTTCTCGACAACGCCATGAAGGGCGTGAGGCGCGTGCCCCATGCCCAAGCCCTGAAGGCCGCCACCACGCACCAGCACGATTTCCTCGGCAACTATGTCGAGGATCTTGACCATGTGATCGACATGGCCGCCATCCGCGATGCCAAGGTGCGCATCGGCGTCGACCCGCTGGGCGGCGCTGGCGTGCACTACTGGGCCGCCATCGCCGAGCGCTGGAAGATCGATCTGACCGTGGTCAGAGAAACCGTCGACCCGCGCTTCGCCTTCATGACGCTGGACTGGGACGGCCAGATCCGCATGGACCCATCCTCGATCTATCCGATGCAACCGCTGATCGCGATCAAAGATCGATTCGACATCGCCGTCGCCTGCGACACCGACCACGATCGCCACGGCATCGTCACGCCCGCCGCCGGGTTGCTGCCGCCGAACCACTTTCTCGCGGTGGCGATTGACTACTTGTTTAATCATCGCCCCTTGTGGGGCGCGGACGCAGCCGTGGGCAAGACCGTGGTCAGCACGCAGCTGATCGACCGGGTTGTTGCGCGCCTGAAGCACCAACTCTATGAAGTGCCGGTCGGTTTCAAGTGGTTTTCGCAAGGGCTGCTGGACGGCAGCCTGGGTTTCGCCGGGGAGGAAAGCGCCGGCGCCGCCTTCCTGCGCCGCGACGGTACGGCCTGGACCACCGACAAAGACGGCCTCATCGCTGGACTGCTTGCGGCCGAAATCACCGCACGCTGCGGGCGCGATCCGGGAACGCTGTACCTTGAGCTCGCCAGTGACTTCGGCAGCCCGGTCGCCGAGCGCATCGATGCGCCGGCGACGCCACAACAGAAGCAACATCTGGCCGCGCTGTCGCCGCAAGCCATGGTCTCAACCGAACTGGCCGGCGAGCCTGTCATCAGCGTGTTGAGTCATGCGCCTGGCAACGGTGCACCGATTGGCGGCATCAAGGTCATGTCTAAAAGTGGCTGGTATGCGGCGCGTCCGTCGGGCACCGAAGACATCGTCAAGATCTACGCCGAGAGCTTCCAGGGCCCCGCCCATTTGCAGCGCCTGCTGGTGGCGGCACAGGCCACCGTGGATGCGGCACTCACTTTTTCTGACAAGGCAACCCCATGA
- the tal gene encoding transaldolase, producing the protein MNHPTHALHQLGQSLWLDNITRGLLQSGTLAHYISELSVTGLTSNPTIFQHAIGSGDAYDDRIHELADAGLSNEDLFFELAIEDLAEAADLFRPVFKASGGVDGWVSLEVSPLLADHAANTIQAANRLHVKAGKANLFIKIPGTPQGIEAIEQVIFDGVPVNVTLLFSREHMLNAAEAYMRGLERRLAAGRDLNVASVLSLFVSRWDVGVKQEVAPPLHNRLGIAIAMRTYKAHGELLLSERWQRLAKAGARPQRLLWASTGTKDPAAPDTLYVQALAAPDTINTLPEKTLLAFADHGLVNGVLPLDGGYAEVLIDEFTREGVSVNALAVRLQREGVEAFARSWSALLTGIREKCAAPAQRS; encoded by the coding sequence ATGAACCACCCCACACACGCCTTGCACCAACTCGGTCAGAGCCTCTGGCTCGACAACATCACGCGCGGGCTGCTGCAAAGCGGCACCCTGGCCCACTACATCAGCGAACTGTCGGTCACCGGTCTGACCTCGAACCCTACGATCTTCCAGCACGCCATCGGAAGCGGCGACGCGTACGACGATCGCATCCACGAACTCGCCGATGCCGGCCTTTCAAACGAAGACTTGTTCTTCGAACTCGCCATTGAAGACCTGGCTGAGGCCGCCGACTTGTTTCGGCCGGTGTTCAAAGCAAGCGGCGGCGTTGACGGGTGGGTCTCGCTTGAAGTTTCGCCCCTGTTGGCCGACCACGCGGCCAACACCATCCAGGCCGCGAACCGCCTGCATGTGAAGGCCGGCAAGGCGAATCTTTTCATCAAGATCCCCGGCACCCCACAGGGCATCGAGGCCATCGAACAGGTGATCTTTGATGGCGTGCCGGTCAATGTCACCTTGCTGTTCTCGCGCGAACACATGCTGAACGCGGCCGAGGCCTACATGCGTGGCCTGGAGCGCCGGTTGGCGGCCGGCCGTGATCTCAACGTGGCCTCGGTGTTGTCGCTTTTCGTCAGTCGCTGGGATGTGGGGGTAAAGCAGGAAGTGGCGCCGCCCCTGCACAACCGGCTGGGCATCGCCATCGCGATGCGCACCTACAAAGCCCATGGTGAGTTGCTGTTGTCTGAGCGTTGGCAGCGTCTTGCCAAAGCCGGCGCGCGGCCGCAGCGCCTGCTCTGGGCCAGCACCGGCACCAAAGACCCTGCGGCACCTGACACGCTGTACGTGCAGGCTTTGGCGGCACCCGACACGATCAATACCTTGCCCGAGAAGACGCTGCTGGCCTTCGCCGATCACGGCCTGGTCAACGGGGTGTTGCCGCTGGACGGCGGCTACGCCGAGGTGCTGATTGACGAATTCACGCGCGAAGGCGTGAGCGTGAACGCTTTGGCCGTGCGGTTGCAGCGCGAGGGTGTTGAAGCCTTCGCCAGGTCCTGGAGCGCGCTGTTGACAGGCATCCGCGAGAAGTGTGCGGCACCGGCACAGCGCTCATGA
- the tkt gene encoding transketolase, which produces MTANELQELDQRCTNTLRTLAIDQVQKANAGHPGTPMGAAPTAYCLWQRFMRFDPEDAAWPDRDRFVLSVGHASALLYGLLHLCGVKAATSLEPARKGLAVEMADLQSFRQAGSRCTGHPEHGWTTGVETTTGPLGQGVATSVGMAIAQAWLGATYNRPGFALFEHRVFALAGDGDMMEGLSAEAASLAGHLKLNRLCWIYDSNHISIEGPTAITLTENVSARFIACGWQVLQVADANDIEATALALRTFEHTLDRPTLIVVQSHIGYGAPHKQDSAAAHGEPLGVEESRGAKAFYGFDPDASFAVPDGVREHLHANFAQRGTRAHKLWCARFAAYRAQYPDLAEQIDQMQQRELPEGWDAALPVFEPDAKGLATRDASGQVLNAVAAHVPWLLGGAADLAPSTKTTLIFDFAGAFEPASHAGRNFHFGIREHAMCAAVNGMALSGLRPFAASFFVFSDYARGAIRLAAMMGLPVVCVWTHDSIAMGEDGPTHQPIEQLASFRAMPGMVTLRPADANEVVEAWRVVMRLRDRPASLVLSRQALPTLDRTRYASAAGVARGAYVLADAPDGRPDVLLLASGSEVALCIAAYEQLTKEGVKARVVSMPSWDLFERQDPVYREQVLPESVTARVSVEAASPLGWDRYVGRHGTVIAMHGYGLSAPGPVVQAHFGFDVAHVLDAVRDQLAWHGRRPIQ; this is translated from the coding sequence ATGACCGCCAACGAACTGCAAGAACTCGACCAGCGCTGCACCAACACGCTGCGCACCCTGGCCATCGACCAGGTGCAGAAGGCCAACGCCGGTCACCCGGGAACACCCATGGGCGCGGCGCCCACGGCCTACTGCCTGTGGCAGCGCTTCATGCGTTTCGACCCAGAAGACGCGGCCTGGCCCGACCGCGACCGCTTTGTGCTGTCCGTCGGTCATGCCTCGGCCTTGTTGTACGGGCTGTTGCACCTGTGCGGCGTGAAGGCCGCGACCAGCCTGGAACCCGCGCGCAAAGGCCTTGCTGTGGAAATGGCCGACCTGCAAAGCTTTCGCCAGGCCGGCAGCCGCTGCACAGGCCACCCGGAACACGGCTGGACCACCGGCGTCGAGACCACCACTGGCCCACTCGGCCAGGGTGTCGCCACCAGCGTGGGCATGGCCATCGCGCAAGCCTGGCTGGGCGCCACCTACAACCGGCCAGGCTTTGCGCTGTTCGAGCACCGCGTCTTCGCGTTGGCCGGCGATGGCGACATGATGGAAGGCCTGAGCGCCGAGGCCGCCTCGCTCGCCGGGCACCTGAAGCTCAACCGGCTGTGCTGGATCTACGACAGCAACCACATCAGCATCGAAGGGCCGACAGCGATCACCTTGACCGAAAACGTCAGCGCGCGCTTCATTGCCTGCGGCTGGCAGGTGCTGCAAGTGGCCGACGCCAATGACATCGAAGCCACAGCGCTCGCGTTGCGCACCTTTGAACACACGCTCGACCGCCCGACCCTGATCGTCGTGCAAAGCCACATCGGCTACGGCGCGCCGCACAAGCAGGATAGCGCTGCGGCCCACGGCGAACCGCTGGGTGTCGAGGAATCCCGCGGGGCCAAGGCGTTCTATGGCTTTGATCCCGACGCAAGTTTCGCGGTGCCCGATGGGGTTCGCGAACACTTGCACGCCAACTTTGCTCAACGCGGCACCAGGGCTCACAAGCTGTGGTGCGCCCGTTTTGCCGCCTACCGAGCGCAATACCCCGACCTGGCCGAGCAGATCGACCAGATGCAGCAACGCGAGCTGCCCGAAGGGTGGGATGCCGCGCTGCCTGTCTTTGAACCCGACGCCAAAGGCCTGGCTACGCGAGACGCCTCGGGCCAGGTGCTCAACGCCGTCGCAGCGCACGTGCCCTGGTTGCTGGGCGGCGCAGCGGATCTGGCGCCATCGACCAAGACCACGCTGATCTTCGATTTCGCCGGCGCGTTCGAGCCCGCATCGCATGCCGGCCGCAATTTCCACTTCGGCATCCGCGAGCACGCCATGTGCGCGGCCGTGAATGGCATGGCGCTCTCCGGCTTGCGCCCGTTTGCGGCCAGTTTCTTCGTCTTCAGCGATTACGCCCGGGGTGCTATCCGCTTGGCCGCGATGATGGGCTTGCCGGTGGTCTGCGTCTGGACGCACGATTCAATCGCCATGGGCGAAGACGGCCCCACGCACCAACCGATTGAGCAGCTGGCATCGTTCCGGGCGATGCCAGGCATGGTGACGCTGCGCCCCGCCGACGCCAACGAAGTGGTCGAGGCATGGCGCGTGGTCATGCGCCTGCGTGACCGGCCCGCGAGCCTCGTGCTGTCGCGGCAGGCGCTGCCCACGCTGGACCGCACCCGCTATGCGAGCGCCGCCGGCGTGGCGCGCGGCGCCTACGTGCTGGCCGACGCCCCTGACGGCCGCCCTGATGTGTTGCTGCTGGCCAGCGGCAGCGAAGTGGCCCTGTGCATTGCCGCCTACGAGCAACTGACGAAGGAGGGCGTGAAAGCCCGCGTGGTCAGCATGCCTTCCTGGGATCTGTTCGAGCGCCAGGACCCTGTCTACCGGGAGCAGGTGCTGCCCGAATCGGTGACGGCCCGCGTCTCGGTCGAGGCGGCCTCGCCGTTGGGCTGGGACCGGTACGTGGGCCGCCACGGCACGGTCATCGCCATGCACGGTTATGGGCTGTCCGCACCCGGCCCCGTGGTGCAGGCGCACTTCGGCTTTGACGTGGCCCATGTGCTCGATGCGGTCCGCGATCAACTCGCCTGGCATGGCCGGCGGCCTATCCAATGA
- a CDS encoding acetoin reductase, with the protein MNTQTKVALITGAGQGIGRAIALRLAKDGVNIAIVDLKKDKMEAVAKEVQALGRKATVFVADVTDRDQVYAAVDHAEKELDGFDIMINNAGIAQVQPLADVTPQEVEAIFKVNIEGVLWGIQAAAKKFKARDHKGKIISASSIAGHNGFAMLGVYSATKFAIRGLTQAAALEYASDGITVNAYCPGIVGTDMWVEIDERFAELTGAPKGETYKKYVEGIALGRAETPDDVAGFVSYLAGPDSDYMTGQAPLIDGGIVYR; encoded by the coding sequence ATGAATACCCAAACCAAAGTTGCGTTGATCACGGGGGCCGGTCAGGGAATCGGGCGGGCCATTGCCTTGAGGCTGGCGAAGGATGGTGTGAACATTGCTATTGTCGATCTGAAGAAAGACAAAATGGAGGCCGTTGCCAAAGAGGTGCAAGCCTTGGGCCGCAAGGCCACGGTTTTCGTTGCAGATGTAACGGATCGCGACCAAGTCTATGCCGCGGTTGACCATGCTGAAAAGGAACTGGATGGCTTCGACATCATGATCAACAATGCCGGGATCGCCCAGGTCCAGCCGTTGGCCGATGTCACGCCACAGGAGGTGGAAGCTATTTTCAAGGTGAACATCGAGGGCGTGCTCTGGGGAATCCAGGCTGCGGCCAAGAAATTCAAGGCGCGCGATCACAAGGGAAAAATCATCAGCGCATCGTCGATTGCCGGTCACAACGGGTTTGCCATGCTCGGCGTGTACTCCGCCACCAAGTTCGCCATCCGCGGCCTCACGCAGGCGGCGGCGCTCGAATATGCCAGTGACGGCATCACGGTCAACGCCTACTGCCCGGGTATTGTGGGAACGGATATGTGGGTTGAGATTGACGAACGGTTTGCGGAACTGACCGGTGCGCCGAAAGGGGAAACCTACAAGAAGTATGTGGAAGGGATTGCACTGGGTCGGGCAGAAACACCGGACGATGTGGCGGGTTTCGTCTCCTACCTGGCGGGTCCCGATTCAGACTACATGACCGGACAGGCTCCCCTCATCGATGGCGGGATCGTTTACCGCTGA
- a CDS encoding Spy/CpxP family protein refolding chaperone, with amino-acid sequence MKLKHVFAGLAATMALTGVAVAQSDGMGPGMMGGDGGGYGMGSGMMGGKEYGMRPGMMFGYTNEAYSGLDLTPEQKKSIASIHKQASKGMWQHMGTVHGQGYHMQGLFGSGPLDEPAARKSFNSMSEAQTAMFELQLGARKQIDAVLTQDQRDKLRRHWGSR; translated from the coding sequence ATGAAGCTGAAGCATGTTTTCGCAGGCCTTGCGGCCACCATGGCGCTGACCGGCGTGGCGGTGGCGCAATCCGACGGCATGGGACCCGGCATGATGGGCGGCGATGGTGGGGGCTACGGCATGGGGTCGGGAATGATGGGCGGCAAGGAATACGGCATGCGTCCCGGCATGATGTTCGGCTACACGAACGAAGCGTATTCGGGCCTGGATCTCACTCCAGAGCAGAAAAAGTCCATCGCCAGCATCCACAAGCAGGCATCCAAGGGGATGTGGCAACACATGGGCACCGTGCACGGTCAGGGCTACCACATGCAAGGCCTGTTCGGATCGGGTCCGCTCGATGAACCTGCCGCGCGCAAGTCGTTCAATTCGATGAGCGAGGCACAAACGGCCATGTTCGAGTTGCAACTCGGCGCACGCAAACAGATCGACGCCGTGTTGACCCAGGATCAACGGGACAAGCTGCGCCGCCACTGGGGCAGTCGCTGA
- the hflC gene encoding protease modulator HflC, which produces MKNALKIGGGLAGLALVVAVFGTFYTLEEGEQAVIVQFGRPVGAPVTEAGLHVKLPFVQEVLRFEKRILVWDGDPNQIPTKGREFIWVDTMARWRIADAKKFLESVATEAGATSRLNDIIDSVVRDQVSGSELVELVRSASWAVPKDELLEEVPAEVQAELKKEVVRGREELTRTILAKASEVVPQYGIELVDVRIKRLDYVESVREKVYARMISERKRIAARFRSEGEGQSAEILGTMEKELRQIRSSAYRRVQEVRGKADAEATRVYGEAYGADAEFYAFSRTLEAYKEGQNKNSTVILTTDSDYYRYLKRAGASAPGRTKR; this is translated from the coding sequence ATGAAGAATGCACTGAAGATCGGCGGTGGTCTTGCTGGGCTGGCACTCGTGGTGGCTGTATTCGGCACCTTTTACACGCTGGAAGAAGGTGAACAGGCGGTGATCGTGCAGTTCGGCCGTCCCGTGGGCGCGCCGGTCACCGAAGCCGGGCTGCACGTCAAACTGCCGTTCGTGCAGGAGGTGCTGCGTTTCGAGAAGCGCATCCTCGTCTGGGACGGCGACCCCAACCAGATTCCGACCAAGGGACGCGAGTTCATCTGGGTCGATACGATGGCCCGCTGGCGCATCGCCGATGCCAAGAAGTTCCTCGAAAGCGTGGCGACCGAGGCCGGCGCCACATCGCGCCTGAACGACATCATCGACTCCGTCGTACGCGATCAGGTGTCGGGCAGTGAACTGGTGGAGCTGGTGCGCAGCGCCTCCTGGGCAGTTCCCAAGGATGAGCTCCTGGAGGAAGTGCCCGCCGAAGTGCAGGCCGAGCTGAAGAAGGAGGTTGTGCGCGGACGCGAGGAGCTGACCCGCACCATCCTGGCCAAGGCCAGCGAGGTTGTGCCCCAATACGGGATCGAACTGGTGGATGTGCGCATCAAGCGCCTGGACTATGTCGAGAGCGTGCGCGAGAAGGTCTACGCCCGCATGATCTCCGAGCGCAAGCGGATCGCTGCCCGGTTCAGGTCCGAGGGCGAAGGCCAGAGCGCTGAAATCCTGGGCACGATGGAGAAGGAGTTGCGCCAGATCCGTTCTTCCGCTTATCGGCGGGTTCAGGAAGTTCGCGGAAAGGCCGATGCCGAGGCCACACGCGTGTACGGCGAAGCCTATGGCGCAGACGCCGAGTTCTACGCCTTCTCGCGAACCCTGGAGGCCTACAAAGAGGGGCAGAACAAAAATTCGACGGTGATCCTCACAACCGACAGCGACTACTACCGCTACCTGAAACGGGCCGGAGCGTCGGCACCGGGTCGGACGAAACGGTGA
- the hflK gene encoding FtsH protease activity modulator HflK, whose amino-acid sequence MPDKDPEYYVEAFRQRAATLGKRPIGAVIAALLLLVLLWSTWFTVQPEETGVVQRFGAVDRTVGPGLHFKLPVGIESVRRIPTARVLKEEFGFATAATVAGERTQYVGNKTAFKEVSLMLTGDLNVIDVEWIVQYRIEDPVLYLFQVRDSRQTIRDVSEAVMRRVVGNRLGSDVLTVGRVAVSAEVKMEMQKILSAYETGVRLVTVELQDVTPPDTVKPAFNEVNEARQDRERTINQAQEQANRKIPKARGEATRTVTEAEGYAVERVNRANGEATRFTEILAQYLRAPEVTRRRLYLESMADILPQAKALYIVDSDQKSLLPLLRFDSPQEPAMADQGLAGAAVANATGGQP is encoded by the coding sequence ATGCCCGATAAGGACCCTGAGTACTACGTCGAGGCATTTCGACAACGCGCCGCCACCCTCGGCAAGCGACCGATTGGCGCGGTCATCGCGGCGTTGCTGCTGCTCGTGCTTCTGTGGTCGACCTGGTTCACGGTGCAGCCCGAGGAGACGGGTGTCGTCCAGCGCTTCGGCGCGGTGGACCGCACGGTGGGCCCAGGGCTGCATTTCAAACTGCCGGTCGGCATCGAGAGCGTCCGGCGAATCCCCACGGCGCGCGTCCTCAAGGAGGAATTCGGTTTCGCCACGGCTGCCACCGTGGCCGGTGAGCGCACCCAGTACGTCGGCAACAAGACGGCCTTCAAGGAGGTCTCGTTGATGCTGACCGGCGATCTGAACGTGATCGATGTGGAATGGATCGTGCAGTACCGCATCGAGGACCCGGTGCTGTACCTGTTCCAGGTTCGCGATTCGAGGCAGACCATCCGCGACGTCTCCGAGGCCGTCATGCGACGGGTTGTCGGCAACCGGCTGGGCAGTGACGTGCTGACCGTCGGCCGCGTGGCCGTCTCCGCCGAGGTCAAGATGGAGATGCAAAAGATCCTCAGCGCCTACGAGACCGGTGTTCGGCTGGTGACCGTGGAGTTGCAGGACGTGACGCCGCCCGACACCGTCAAGCCGGCCTTCAACGAGGTGAACGAGGCGCGACAGGATCGCGAGCGCACGATCAACCAGGCGCAGGAACAGGCCAATCGCAAAATCCCCAAGGCGCGTGGCGAAGCGACCCGCACGGTCACCGAGGCCGAAGGTTACGCCGTCGAGCGGGTCAACCGCGCCAACGGGGAAGCCACGCGCTTCACCGAAATCCTGGCGCAGTACCTGCGTGCGCCGGAAGTCACGCGCCGGCGCCTGTATCTGGAGTCGATGGCAGACATCCTGCCCCAGGCCAAGGCGCTGTACATCGTCGACAGTGACCAGAAGTCGCTGTTGCCCTTGCTCCGATTTGACTCGCCGCAGGAGCCTGCGATGGCGGACCAGGGCCTGGCGGGCGCCGCGGTAGCCAATGCAACAGGGGGACAACCATGA